A region of the Chryseobacterium gotjawalense genome:
CTTTTTTTACATAAATTTCTCTCCTTTTTTCAAAGTTTTCAGATCATGCACATAATCTTTGATGAGCTGGTCATTTTCTCTTGGGCAAATCAGCAGTGCTTTTTCGGTATCCACCACGATGTAATTTTCTAATCCATCGATGACAACTGCCTTATTCACATTTTTTAACTTAATCAAATTCCCTTTTGAGTTGTAAGTGACCACATGTTTCGTATTGACGGAGTTTTCATTCTCCCCTTTTTCGGCATTTTCATAAATTGAAGTCCAGGTTCCTAAATCGCTCCAGCCCAAATCTGCAGGAATAACGTACACGTTTTTTGCTTTTTCCAAAATCCCGTTGTCAATCGAGACTTTATTTACTTTAGGATAAATCAAGTCAATACACCGTTCTTCATCTTTTGAATTGTACTCGCAGCTTTCAAAATTTTGGGTCATTTCCGGCAAATAACTGTCAAACGCAGAGAGAATCGATTTTACATTCCAGACAAAAATCCCGGCATTCCATAAGAAATCACCACTTTCCAGGAAGGTTTTGGCAATTTCCAAATCCGGTTTTTCGGTAAATGTTTTAACTTTAAAATATTCAGAATTATGGTTTTCAACGAACTGAATGTATCCATAACCGGTATCAGGACGCGTTGGATTAATTCCCAAAGTGATCAGATAATCATTTTCCTGTGCCAACCTAAAGGCGAGTTCTACTTTTTGCAAAAAGGTATCTTCCTTTAAAATTAAATGATCTGCAGGAAGGACAATGATATTGGCATCTGCATCTTTATCGGCGATTTTTTTGGCCATATAAATATTACATGCGGCCGTATTTTTCATCATCGGTTCACCCACAATA
Encoded here:
- a CDS encoding mannose-1-phosphate guanylyltransferase; the encoded protein is MSMSNNYCVIMAGGIGSRFWPMSTQQYPKQFQDILGTGRTMIQQTYDRIKKIVPVDNIYVITNKEYISLTAEQLPEINPENIVGEPMMKNTAACNIYMAKKIADKDADANIIVLPADHLILKEDTFLQKVELAFRLAQENDYLITLGINPTRPDTGYGYIQFVENHNSEYFKVKTFTEKPDLEIAKTFLESGDFLWNAGIFVWNVKSILSAFDSYLPEMTQNFESCEYNSKDEERCIDLIYPKVNKVSIDNGILEKAKNVYVIPADLGWSDLGTWTSIYENAEKGENENSVNTKHVVTYNSKGNLIKLKNVNKAVVIDGLENYIVVDTEKALLICPRENDQLIKDYVHDLKTLKKGEKFM